The following coding sequences are from one Pyxidicoccus xibeiensis window:
- a CDS encoding GFA family protein, which yields MINGSCCCGAIKFELINPPSMMGTCHCSRCRKVGASTLVFVKKDDFRWIQGQEFVARYEPEAPYKHSRTFCKQCGTSLGEAGSQQDSFPISANCLDADPLVRNTFHVFVASKPAWYEICDSAKQFQEYPTSG from the coding sequence ATGATCAACGGGAGTTGTTGCTGCGGAGCGATCAAATTCGAACTGATAAATCCGCCAAGCATGATGGGCACCTGTCACTGCTCTCGATGCAGGAAGGTTGGCGCCAGCACCCTTGTCTTCGTGAAGAAGGACGACTTCCGTTGGATTCAAGGACAAGAATTTGTTGCGCGCTATGAGCCAGAAGCTCCGTACAAACACAGTCGGACATTCTGCAAGCAATGTGGCACCTCTTTGGGCGAGGCTGGGTCACAGCAGGACTCATTCCCAATATCGGCCAATTGCTTGGATGCCGATCCCCTGGTCCGGAACACGTTCCATGTGTTTGTGGCTAGCAAGCCCGCGTGGTACGAAATCTGCGATTCTGCAAAGCAGTTCCAGGAATATCCGACTAGCGGATGA
- a CDS encoding CBM96 family carbohydrate-binding protein — MGRGVDGGKSRLGWGALVAGMLALVGCGGALEAGDVDERPRAQARQAVDGTYVFNVLSDATVDVREPDTNFGSATRLTVDGSPERRTYLRFHVSGLEGQRVKRATLRMYATDPSTDGPAVYASAHDWNFRNITWNNAPPPRGPVLADVGAVADSAFTDWDVTAWVQGMGDYGFVLVSTTDDGVVFLSDNGTGDERDPQLVLELEPCATPRPAVFEPELDTTVAEATPDTGEPNHALLVADGSPRSEAWLFFRVATDRPIRNARLRLHVRDGSSDGPALHRVSSSWAGGAVTWNTRPALEGAPLADLGAVRTGSWVELDVSSAVTGPGTYGFALVPTSGDGMDFTSREGAAGFRPELVLSLDAPSCAYAGDGIGGTVAWTRQIGGGGDEELRAMAPDGSGGYVVLGEFWARGSSLPADYGTGPLPNGYGMALARYRADSTPVWTRAFPGQGLSATAVAVAGDGSIFVAGAYYGPLDLGAGALPPVEPGATNLFVARFSSNGQTLWSRGFAATRGGVAGRAFPYAVAVDAQGEVAVTGAFVGLLDLGGGVLVSGPGASGAGESMDGLFLARFRADGSHRWSKAVPSGMTEVTVGQVLAMDREGGVVVGGMLAGGTDLGSGAVAGTSLFVARYSSAGALLWQRVLSGAAGSMAGLGVSGDRVFFAGQFQGAFTFGGQAYTQVASGDFYQPDYDVFLGAVSLAGGDVWLRHLGTSGAEFSYALSVGPEGQVVLVGALSRPMDFGSASLGTGTNFVGAFSSEGAVRWVRSFGRVPLEEAAVLSTGEVLTGMRFSQPERLTIDGSEYEQVNASQDFLLLKLRP, encoded by the coding sequence GTGGGACGTGGAGTGGATGGCGGGAAGTCACGACTGGGATGGGGCGCGCTGGTGGCGGGGATGCTGGCGCTGGTGGGCTGCGGCGGAGCGCTCGAAGCCGGCGACGTGGATGAGCGGCCACGCGCGCAGGCTCGACAGGCGGTGGATGGGACGTATGTCTTCAACGTGCTCTCGGACGCCACCGTGGACGTGCGCGAGCCGGACACGAACTTCGGCTCCGCGACACGGCTGACGGTGGATGGCTCGCCCGAGCGGCGCACGTACCTGCGCTTCCATGTTTCGGGGCTCGAGGGCCAGCGGGTGAAGCGCGCCACGCTGCGCATGTACGCGACCGACCCCAGCACGGACGGGCCGGCGGTCTACGCCTCGGCGCATGACTGGAACTTCCGCAACATCACCTGGAACAACGCCCCGCCTCCGCGCGGGCCCGTGCTGGCGGACGTGGGCGCGGTGGCGGACAGCGCCTTCACCGACTGGGACGTGACGGCGTGGGTGCAGGGCATGGGGGACTACGGCTTCGTGCTCGTCTCCACCACCGATGACGGTGTCGTCTTCCTGTCGGACAACGGGACGGGCGACGAGCGCGACCCCCAGCTCGTGCTGGAGCTGGAGCCCTGCGCCACGCCGCGCCCGGCCGTCTTCGAGCCCGAACTGGACACGACGGTGGCGGAGGCCACGCCGGACACGGGGGAGCCGAACCATGCCCTGCTCGTGGCGGACGGCTCGCCGCGCAGCGAGGCCTGGCTGTTCTTCCGAGTGGCCACGGACCGGCCCATCCGGAATGCACGCCTTCGCCTGCACGTGCGCGATGGCTCGTCGGACGGCCCGGCGCTCCATCGCGTCTCGTCGTCCTGGGCGGGTGGCGCCGTCACCTGGAACACCCGGCCGGCGCTGGAGGGCGCGCCGCTGGCGGACCTGGGCGCGGTGCGGACGGGCTCCTGGGTGGAGCTGGACGTGAGCAGCGCGGTGACGGGGCCTGGGACGTACGGCTTTGCCCTGGTGCCCACGAGCGGTGACGGTATGGACTTCACCTCGCGCGAGGGCGCGGCGGGCTTCCGGCCCGAGCTGGTGCTCTCCCTGGACGCGCCGTCCTGCGCCTACGCGGGTGACGGCATCGGCGGCACCGTGGCGTGGACGCGTCAGATTGGTGGAGGCGGGGACGAGGAGCTGCGCGCCATGGCTCCGGACGGCAGCGGCGGCTACGTGGTGCTCGGTGAGTTCTGGGCGCGTGGCAGCAGCCTCCCGGCAGACTACGGCACGGGCCCGCTGCCGAATGGGTACGGCATGGCGCTGGCGCGCTACCGGGCGGACAGCACGCCCGTCTGGACGCGGGCCTTCCCCGGGCAGGGGCTGTCGGCCACCGCTGTCGCCGTCGCCGGAGATGGGAGCATCTTCGTGGCGGGCGCCTACTACGGGCCACTGGACCTGGGGGCCGGGGCGCTGCCTCCCGTGGAGCCCGGCGCGACGAACCTCTTCGTCGCGCGGTTCTCTTCGAACGGCCAGACGCTGTGGAGCCGGGGCTTCGCGGCGACGCGCGGAGGCGTTGCCGGGCGCGCGTTCCCCTACGCGGTGGCGGTGGATGCCCAGGGCGAGGTGGCGGTGACGGGAGCCTTCGTCGGGCTGCTGGACCTGGGCGGAGGGGTGCTCGTCTCCGGCCCCGGGGCGTCCGGAGCGGGCGAGTCGATGGACGGCCTGTTCCTGGCCCGCTTCCGCGCGGACGGCTCGCACCGGTGGTCGAAGGCCGTCCCGAGCGGCATGACGGAAGTCACCGTGGGACAGGTGCTCGCCATGGACCGCGAAGGAGGCGTCGTGGTGGGCGGCATGCTGGCGGGAGGCACGGATCTTGGGAGTGGCGCGGTGGCCGGGACCTCGCTCTTCGTGGCGCGGTACTCCAGCGCCGGTGCGCTCCTCTGGCAGCGGGTGCTGTCGGGGGCCGCGGGCTCGATGGCGGGCCTGGGCGTGTCCGGTGACCGGGTCTTCTTCGCCGGGCAGTTCCAGGGTGCCTTCACGTTCGGCGGGCAGGCGTACACGCAGGTGGCCAGCGGAGACTTCTACCAGCCGGACTACGACGTCTTCCTGGGGGCGGTGAGCCTGGCGGGCGGGGACGTGTGGCTGCGGCACCTGGGCACGTCGGGCGCGGAGTTCTCCTACGCGCTGTCGGTGGGGCCGGAGGGGCAGGTGGTGCTGGTGGGCGCACTGAGCCGGCCCATGGACTTCGGCTCCGCTTCGCTGGGCACGGGGACGAACTTCGTCGGCGCCTTCAGCTCCGAGGGAGCGGTCCGCTGGGTGCGCTCCTTCGGCCGGGTGCCGCTGGAGGAGGCCGCCGTGCTGAGCACGGGGGAGGTGCTCACCGGCATGCGCTTCAGTCAGCCGGAGCGGTTGACGATTGACGGGAGCGAGTACGAGCAGGTGAACGCGTCGCAGGACTTCCTGCTGCTGAAGCTGCGGCCGTAG
- a CDS encoding RICIN domain-containing protein, whose product MAPSPVPRRHLTPVATLLCAVLGATPALAANESVQVWLTTTSGSALAKRLNPEASQTFGPDSGQGTPIDVNPALTYQRIDGFGGALTDSSAWLIFNSPQRNAIMNDLFSVGAGAGYSMVRLPMGSSDFARSHYTYDDTCCDLNDFSVGHDAGYILPLLQQARQLNPELKIMSVPWSAPAWMKFNNSLLGGGYLRNDHYGLYASYFVRFLQAYRTAGVPIHAVSMQNEPHNANGSYATMQMESNDQSNFATHHLRPALNAAGFGAVKIIAWDHNWHDLGGPAGYPREVMAFNGGQALPAVAGVAYHCYESPEGSYTVQSDFQAAYPDKEVHYTECTGGEWATNAAANLEWAMQNNLFGPLRHHARSSLYWNLALDPNHGPRVGGCADCRGMLTVNNANGTYTRNEEFYAWAHLAKVVRSGAVRIGSTASSNGIETLAFRNPDGSLALIALNSNDTAAQTFRVRHAGQAFTYTLPARSVASFKWGGAATAAYRLVNKLTGRCVDIAGPGTADGTAIHQWACHTGTSQQWALEPTDSGWYRIVSRYSNKALDVTGASTADGALLQQWSPAGGFNQQFRPVSTGNGWYRVEARHSGKVLDVSNCWSSGDGARLQQWAWSNNDCQQFRMEPL is encoded by the coding sequence ATGGCCCCCTCTCCTGTCCCCCGCAGGCACCTCACCCCCGTCGCGACGCTGCTCTGCGCCGTGCTGGGCGCCACGCCTGCCCTGGCTGCCAACGAGTCCGTCCAGGTCTGGCTGACGACCACCTCGGGCAGTGCGCTCGCGAAGAGGCTCAACCCCGAGGCGTCCCAGACCTTTGGCCCGGACTCCGGCCAGGGCACCCCCATCGACGTCAACCCGGCGCTCACGTACCAGCGCATCGACGGCTTCGGTGGCGCGCTCACGGACTCGTCCGCGTGGCTCATCTTCAACTCGCCCCAGCGCAACGCCATCATGAACGACCTGTTCAGTGTCGGCGCCGGAGCCGGGTACAGCATGGTCCGGCTGCCCATGGGCTCGTCGGACTTCGCGCGCAGCCACTACACCTACGACGACACCTGCTGTGACTTGAATGACTTTTCGGTGGGCCACGACGCGGGCTACATCCTCCCGCTGCTGCAGCAGGCACGGCAGCTCAACCCCGAGCTGAAGATCATGTCAGTGCCGTGGAGTGCTCCGGCCTGGATGAAGTTCAACAACTCGCTGCTGGGCGGCGGTTACCTCCGCAATGACCACTACGGCCTCTATGCCAGCTACTTCGTGCGGTTCCTCCAGGCGTACCGCACCGCCGGAGTGCCCATCCACGCCGTCAGCATGCAGAACGAGCCCCACAATGCGAACGGCAGCTACGCGACGATGCAGATGGAGTCGAACGACCAGTCCAACTTCGCCACGCACCACCTGCGGCCCGCGCTGAACGCGGCCGGCTTCGGCGCGGTGAAGATCATCGCCTGGGACCACAACTGGCACGACCTGGGCGGCCCCGCCGGCTACCCGCGCGAGGTGATGGCCTTCAATGGCGGCCAGGCGCTGCCGGCCGTGGCTGGAGTGGCCTACCACTGCTACGAGAGCCCCGAGGGCAGCTACACCGTCCAGAGCGACTTCCAGGCCGCGTATCCCGACAAGGAGGTTCACTACACCGAGTGCACCGGTGGCGAATGGGCGACGAACGCCGCGGCGAACCTGGAGTGGGCCATGCAGAACAACCTCTTCGGCCCCCTGCGCCACCACGCGCGCAGCTCCCTGTACTGGAACCTGGCGCTGGACCCGAACCACGGCCCCCGCGTGGGCGGCTGCGCCGACTGCCGCGGCATGCTCACGGTGAACAACGCCAATGGCACGTACACGCGCAACGAGGAGTTCTACGCCTGGGCCCACCTGGCCAAGGTCGTCCGCTCCGGCGCGGTGCGCATCGGCTCGACGGCGAGCAGTAACGGCATCGAGACCCTGGCCTTCAGGAACCCCGACGGCTCGCTGGCGCTGATTGCCCTGAACTCGAATGACACGGCGGCGCAGACCTTCCGCGTCCGCCACGCCGGGCAGGCCTTCACGTACACGCTGCCCGCGCGCTCGGTGGCGTCCTTCAAGTGGGGAGGCGCCGCCACCGCCGCGTACCGGCTGGTGAACAAGCTGACCGGGCGCTGTGTGGACATCGCCGGGCCGGGCACCGCTGATGGGACGGCCATCCACCAGTGGGCCTGCCACACGGGGACAAGCCAGCAGTGGGCCCTGGAGCCCACCGACAGCGGCTGGTACCGGATTGTCTCGCGCTACAGCAACAAGGCGCTGGACGTCACGGGTGCCAGCACCGCGGATGGCGCGCTCCTGCAGCAGTGGTCCCCGGCCGGTGGCTTCAACCAGCAGTTCCGGCCCGTCTCCACCGGGAACGGGTGGTACCGCGTCGAGGCGCGCCACAGCGGCAAGGTGCTGGACGTGAGCAACTGTTGGAGCAGCGGCGACGGCGCGCGGCTCCAGCAGTGGGCCTGGTCCAACAATGACTGCCAGCAGTTCCGGATGGAGCCGCTGTAG
- a CDS encoding DUF4112 domain-containing protein: MPPSPPIPRTTPPPALATRDAKSLEQLRWLSHTLDASIPLPFGVRVGWDAVLGLIPGVGDAAGGLMSAYVVLQAARLGAPPAVLGRMLGNVGIEVLVGAVPLVGDLFDAGFKANLRNVRLLEQHLDSPHQTRRASTLWVVGVLLALVLMVGAGIALTFAFLVAFGGFFTGGGS; the protein is encoded by the coding sequence ATGCCCCCCTCCCCTCCCATCCCCAGGACCACGCCCCCGCCGGCCCTCGCCACGCGCGACGCGAAGTCGCTCGAACAGCTGCGCTGGCTGTCACACACGCTGGACGCCTCCATCCCGCTGCCCTTCGGAGTGCGGGTGGGCTGGGACGCGGTGCTCGGCCTGATTCCGGGCGTGGGCGACGCGGCCGGAGGACTGATGTCCGCCTACGTCGTGCTCCAGGCCGCGCGGCTGGGTGCGCCGCCCGCGGTGCTGGGACGGATGCTCGGCAACGTGGGCATCGAGGTGCTGGTGGGCGCGGTGCCCCTGGTCGGCGACCTCTTCGACGCGGGCTTCAAGGCCAACCTGCGCAACGTGCGCCTCCTGGAGCAGCACCTGGACTCGCCTCACCAGACGCGCCGCGCCTCCACGCTGTGGGTGGTGGGCGTGCTGCTCGCGCTCGTCCTCATGGTCGGAGCAGGAATTGCGCTCACCTTCGCCTTTCTCGTCGCCTTCGGCGGCTTCTTCACCGGAGGCGGAAGTTAG
- a CDS encoding FAD-dependent monooxygenase, whose product MQSRGVIIIGGGLGGLCAAIALRQAGLEVAVYERAEAWRPVGAGLSLWPNAMRAFEALGLSREVAGAGAAWRETVMHRWDGKVLSRLPMDELCRELGQPTVVVLRSELQQVLLRALGPGVVHLGAACTGFDVEDGGGVRVTFVGGQQVRGDCLIGADGLRSAVRQQLLPDVRSRYGGRTSWRGVVNVASEVIPEGTQFEIYGPGARFGICHLGRGSEGTRRMYWFLLSPAPEGGRDAEGSHREVVLNQVRGWMEPVESLVRATLEADILRTDIHYLEPLPKWGEGPVTLLGDSAHAMVTDMAQGACQAIEDALVLAKLLREEPDRVRALRTYESKRRPRTARVSELSLKAGAIRYVRNPVARWARDLLLQALPPSVALRQLRSVVGYDFLA is encoded by the coding sequence ATGCAATCACGCGGAGTCATCATCATCGGCGGGGGATTGGGTGGGCTGTGTGCAGCCATCGCGCTCCGTCAGGCGGGTCTCGAGGTCGCGGTGTACGAGCGAGCCGAGGCCTGGCGGCCCGTCGGCGCCGGGCTCTCACTCTGGCCGAACGCGATGCGGGCCTTCGAGGCGCTGGGGCTGAGTCGGGAGGTGGCAGGGGCGGGGGCCGCCTGGCGCGAGACGGTGATGCACCGGTGGGATGGCAAGGTGCTCTCTCGCCTCCCCATGGACGAGCTGTGTCGGGAGCTGGGCCAGCCGACGGTGGTGGTGCTCCGCTCGGAGCTCCAGCAGGTGCTGCTGCGGGCGCTCGGGCCGGGCGTGGTGCACCTGGGGGCCGCCTGCACGGGCTTTGACGTGGAGGATGGGGGCGGCGTCCGCGTCACCTTCGTCGGTGGCCAGCAGGTGCGGGGCGACTGTCTCATCGGCGCGGACGGACTGCGCTCGGCTGTCCGCCAGCAACTGCTCCCGGACGTGCGCTCGCGGTACGGCGGCCGGACGTCCTGGCGCGGAGTCGTCAACGTCGCCTCCGAGGTGATTCCGGAGGGGACCCAGTTCGAGATCTACGGTCCGGGTGCCCGCTTCGGCATCTGTCACCTCGGTCGAGGCTCGGAAGGCACGCGGCGGATGTACTGGTTCCTGCTGTCGCCCGCGCCCGAGGGTGGCCGGGATGCGGAAGGGAGCCACCGGGAGGTGGTGCTGAACCAGGTCCGGGGTTGGATGGAGCCCGTCGAATCGCTGGTCCGAGCCACGCTGGAAGCCGACATCCTTCGCACCGACATCCACTACCTGGAGCCGCTGCCGAAATGGGGCGAGGGCCCCGTCACGCTCCTGGGCGACTCGGCGCACGCGATGGTGACCGACATGGCCCAGGGGGCGTGCCAGGCCATCGAGGATGCCCTGGTGCTGGCGAAGCTCCTGCGCGAGGAGCCGGACCGGGTCCGGGCGCTGCGGACCTACGAGTCGAAGCGCCGGCCTCGCACAGCACGGGTCTCGGAGCTGAGCCTGAAAGCGGGGGCCATCCGGTACGTCCGCAACCCGGTGGCGCGGTGGGCGAGAGACCTGCTGCTGCAGGCCCTGCCTCCCTCCGTGGCGCTCCGCCAGCTCCGCTCCGTGGTGGGCTACGACTTCCTGGCGTAG
- a CDS encoding lipoxygenase family protein, with the protein MTPTLPQNDPPALQTKRRQQLDQLQAEYVYDFTTRVQPLGVAQAVPSGQGFSFVWTLGVLNQALGITANLISMAAPLFEQLESFGKKVEGFAEKEVEAAEKAYLDLKTHHLGLSRLFDPTHVISAPAQPVALAGASTATGLATGTDASFVVAPSGASVSQTPASSAAPASALPASPAALEQFSEGLKSALGNLTGFMGGTAFDLLLRIIGQYGEAKTLGAYQSQFQLLPMTQGAGVALDDVMFARLRVAGPNPVVLRRLTAPDARFPVSEAQFRSVMGAEDSLATAMQEGRVYLADYAVLEGLQPGTFPIRKYVCSPLALFAVPRAGASDRLLRAVAIQCAQKPGPSTPVVTPGDGLGWEVAKLFLQVADGTWHEMISHLGLTHLLIEAFTLATARQLAPEHPLQVLLAPHFQGTLAINNAAVESLIAPGGFVDRLLPGTIEASATLAVQAVERFRFNQELFPRSLANRGVDDTQALPDYPYRDDGLLVWDSLHRWVEDYLALYYGSDADVAGDYELQGWLKELTSPTGGRLQDIGEDGAIRTRAYLADLVTMVIFTASAQHAAVNFPQSYVMSYTPSLPLAAYAPLPGAPLATEPASTEALLAYLPPLQQSFSQQTLMTLLGSVYFSALGAYDRYTAGPYFQDARVAVPLKGFQARLGEVEAAIARRNLRRIPYRSLLPSEIPQSINI; encoded by the coding sequence ATGACCCCCACGTTGCCGCAGAACGACCCTCCCGCGTTGCAGACGAAGCGTAGGCAGCAGCTCGACCAGCTCCAGGCCGAGTACGTCTACGACTTCACGACCCGCGTCCAGCCGCTCGGTGTCGCGCAGGCGGTGCCCTCGGGACAGGGCTTCTCCTTCGTCTGGACGCTGGGCGTGCTGAACCAGGCGCTCGGCATCACCGCGAACCTCATCTCCATGGCCGCGCCGCTCTTCGAGCAGCTGGAGTCCTTCGGCAAGAAGGTCGAGGGCTTCGCCGAGAAGGAAGTGGAAGCGGCGGAGAAGGCCTACCTCGATTTGAAGACGCACCACCTGGGCCTCTCGCGCCTCTTCGACCCGACCCATGTCATCTCCGCGCCCGCCCAGCCCGTGGCGCTCGCGGGCGCGTCCACCGCGACGGGGCTTGCGACGGGCACGGACGCATCGTTCGTCGTGGCCCCAAGCGGCGCCAGCGTCTCGCAGACCCCCGCGTCCTCCGCGGCCCCGGCGAGCGCACTGCCAGCATCCCCCGCGGCCCTGGAGCAGTTCTCCGAGGGGCTCAAGTCGGCGCTCGGAAATCTCACGGGCTTCATGGGCGGCACGGCGTTCGACCTGCTCCTGCGCATCATCGGCCAGTACGGAGAGGCGAAGACCCTGGGGGCCTATCAGTCGCAGTTCCAGCTCCTGCCCATGACGCAGGGGGCGGGCGTGGCGCTCGATGACGTCATGTTCGCGCGGCTGCGGGTTGCAGGCCCCAATCCCGTGGTGCTCCGCCGCCTCACCGCGCCCGACGCGCGCTTCCCGGTGTCCGAGGCGCAGTTCCGCTCGGTGATGGGGGCGGAGGACAGCCTCGCCACAGCCATGCAGGAAGGCCGGGTGTACCTCGCGGACTACGCGGTGCTCGAAGGACTGCAGCCGGGCACCTTCCCGATTCGCAAGTACGTCTGCTCGCCCCTGGCCCTCTTCGCCGTGCCCCGTGCTGGCGCTTCGGACCGGCTCCTGCGGGCGGTGGCCATCCAGTGCGCCCAGAAGCCGGGCCCCTCCACACCCGTCGTCACGCCTGGGGACGGTCTGGGCTGGGAGGTGGCGAAGCTCTTCCTCCAGGTCGCGGACGGCACGTGGCACGAGATGATCAGCCACCTGGGCCTCACGCACCTGCTCATCGAGGCCTTCACGTTGGCCACCGCTCGGCAGCTCGCGCCGGAGCATCCGCTCCAGGTGCTCCTGGCGCCCCACTTCCAGGGAACGCTGGCCATCAACAACGCGGCGGTGGAGTCGCTCATTGCGCCGGGTGGTTTCGTGGACCGCCTGCTGCCGGGCACCATCGAGGCATCCGCGACGCTGGCCGTGCAGGCCGTGGAGCGATTCCGCTTCAACCAGGAGCTGTTCCCGCGCAGCCTCGCCAACCGCGGCGTGGACGACACGCAGGCGCTTCCGGACTACCCGTACCGGGATGACGGACTGCTCGTCTGGGACAGCCTGCACCGCTGGGTGGAGGACTATCTGGCGCTCTACTACGGCTCGGACGCGGACGTGGCGGGGGACTACGAGCTGCAGGGGTGGCTGAAGGAGCTGACCTCGCCCACGGGCGGACGTCTTCAGGACATCGGCGAGGACGGCGCCATCCGCACGCGCGCGTATCTCGCGGACCTCGTGACGATGGTCATCTTCACGGCGAGCGCGCAGCACGCCGCGGTGAACTTCCCGCAGTCCTACGTCATGTCCTATACGCCCTCCCTGCCGCTGGCGGCCTACGCTCCGCTGCCCGGCGCGCCCCTGGCCACGGAGCCCGCGAGCACCGAGGCGCTCCTCGCGTACCTTCCGCCGCTCCAGCAGTCCTTCTCGCAGCAGACGCTGATGACGCTGCTGGGCAGCGTGTACTTCAGCGCGCTCGGGGCCTACGACCGGTACACGGCGGGCCCGTACTTCCAGGACGCGCGCGTGGCCGTCCCGCTGAAGGGTTTCCAGGCGCGGCTTGGCGAGGTGGAGGCGGCCATCGCCCGGCGCAACCTGCGCCGCATTCCCTACCGCTCCCTGCTTCCCTCGGAGATTCCGCAGAGCATCAACATCTGA
- a CDS encoding DUF5953 family protein produces the protein MIAKRKITLIVYAPALVESDNRPVAVVHGMERSFPGLRLEWKVSEDGRPIALSQRDVWLAEEIKDGGFPLVCNGDESYPVMISGWELPAGSSPGGQAQFEVHAELPLDAGGGAAVKDVLEAVAESARAYWGHATPFRASVDIARQTRDSVHKPGVPPRGLPALKLPEKISSPEIPHRLGWLNYWSAAAARAIGFPDPARDAELLSRARRTASGGWVVRLTDAPLDLDNPAHLEALLRAYDRFPEIGGRGHRAPP, from the coding sequence ATGATAGCCAAACGAAAAATCACCCTCATCGTCTATGCACCTGCGCTTGTGGAGAGCGACAACCGCCCTGTGGCCGTGGTTCATGGGATGGAGCGTTCATTCCCTGGTCTGCGCCTGGAGTGGAAGGTTTCCGAAGACGGGCGCCCCATCGCATTGTCTCAGCGCGACGTGTGGCTCGCAGAAGAAATCAAAGACGGCGGTTTCCCTCTCGTATGCAACGGTGACGAGAGCTACCCCGTGATGATTTCCGGATGGGAACTACCAGCGGGCAGTTCGCCGGGTGGTCAGGCACAATTTGAAGTCCATGCGGAGCTGCCACTGGACGCAGGAGGGGGCGCGGCGGTGAAGGATGTGCTGGAGGCCGTCGCGGAAAGCGCACGCGCGTATTGGGGGCATGCGACGCCGTTCAGGGCAAGCGTGGACATCGCGCGCCAAACACGCGATTCGGTTCACAAGCCAGGGGTCCCGCCCCGGGGGCTGCCAGCACTCAAGCTGCCAGAGAAGATCAGCTCGCCTGAGATTCCGCATCGCCTGGGTTGGCTGAACTACTGGTCGGCCGCTGCCGCGCGGGCCATCGGGTTCCCGGACCCTGCGCGCGACGCCGAGTTGTTGTCGCGGGCGCGGCGCACGGCATCGGGCGGCTGGGTCGTGCGGCTCACCGACGCGCCGCTCGACCTGGACAACCCCGCCCATCTGGAAGCGCTCCTGCGCGCTTATGATCGCTTCCCGGAGATTGGCGGACGTGGCCATCGCGCGCCGCCTTGA
- a CDS encoding winged helix-turn-helix transcriptional regulator: MRSYEDPCGIARALDLIGERWALLIVRELVLGPKRFTDLKAGLVGASPNVLSQRLRELESGGVIRRQKVGAPTYELTDWGRELHPLLLQLGRWGARSSLRPKGPMSVDALLVALEATFVVERAAGLSATYELRLGEERFSAEVDAGALAIIRGAPRKPDAVITTDAATLRALVFGDLALDGAPVELQGDKRVARAFFRLFSRPPMD; encoded by the coding sequence ATGCGCAGCTACGAAGACCCCTGCGGTATTGCGCGGGCGCTCGACCTCATTGGCGAGCGCTGGGCGCTGCTCATCGTCCGCGAGCTCGTCCTCGGGCCGAAGCGGTTCACGGACCTGAAGGCCGGCCTCGTCGGAGCGAGCCCGAATGTCCTGTCCCAGCGACTGCGCGAGCTGGAGAGCGGCGGGGTCATCCGCCGTCAGAAGGTGGGCGCGCCCACCTACGAGCTGACGGACTGGGGCCGGGAGCTCCATCCCCTCCTCCTCCAGCTCGGTCGCTGGGGAGCCCGCTCGTCGCTGCGGCCCAAGGGGCCCATGAGCGTGGACGCCCTGCTGGTCGCGCTCGAAGCGACCTTCGTGGTCGAGCGTGCCGCCGGGCTGTCGGCCACCTACGAGCTTCGGCTCGGCGAGGAGCGCTTCTCTGCCGAGGTCGACGCGGGAGCCCTCGCCATCATCCGTGGGGCGCCTCGCAAGCCGGATGCTGTCATCACCACTGATGCTGCGACCTTGCGCGCGCTGGTCTTCGGCGACCTGGCGCTCGACGGTGCTCCGGTCGAGCTCCAGGGGGATAAGCGGGTGGCTCGCGCGTTCTTCCGTCTCTTCTCCCGTCCGCCCATGGACTGA
- a CDS encoding dihydrofolate reductase family protein, giving the protein MRKLSVFNNVSLDGYFVDGSGDMSWAHKQDAEWNAFSAENARGGGALVLGRVTYEMMAGFWPTPAALALSPAVAERMNNMPKVVFSRTLETASWKNTRLMKGDLVSEMRKLKAEPGPEMTILGSGSIVAQLAEAGLVDDYQLVLQPIVLGSGRTLFQGVQRRLGLTLEKTRSFSNGNVVLWYKPAA; this is encoded by the coding sequence ATGCGCAAGCTGAGCGTCTTCAACAATGTCTCGCTGGATGGCTACTTCGTGGACGGAAGCGGCGACATGAGCTGGGCCCACAAGCAGGATGCCGAGTGGAACGCCTTCTCCGCGGAGAATGCGAGAGGCGGCGGTGCGCTCGTCCTCGGCCGGGTGACGTACGAGATGATGGCGGGTTTCTGGCCGACCCCCGCGGCCCTCGCGCTCAGCCCCGCAGTGGCCGAGAGAATGAACAACATGCCCAAAGTCGTGTTCTCGCGGACGCTCGAGACTGCGTCGTGGAAGAACACGCGGCTGATGAAGGGCGACCTGGTGTCGGAGATGCGGAAGCTGAAGGCGGAGCCCGGACCCGAGATGACCATCCTGGGAAGCGGCTCCATCGTCGCCCAGCTCGCCGAAGCGGGCCTGGTGGACGACTACCAGCTCGTCCTGCAGCCCATCGTGCTGGGCAGTGGCCGGACCCTGTTCCAGGGCGTCCAGCGACGGCTGGGGCTGACCCTCGAGAAGACCCGGTCCTTCAGCAACGGCAACGTCGTGCTCTGGTACAAGCCGGCCGCGTAG